The genomic stretch CGCCGCTGTGGTAGCCGCCGTAGTTCTGCAGTTTGTAGTAGGTCAGCGCGTCGATGTAGTCGAAGTCGGGCCCGAACAGAACGGCCGACAGGTCGATGTCGGTGCGCCCTCTCCCATTCATCCACCACAGGAAGAGTCGAACGAACCCGGCGTCCGGCATCGGCAGGCGGCTCCCGCGCACCAGCGTGCGCAGGCTACGCGATGCCGAGCGCTGCGAGAAAGGCACCAAGTAGTGGCGCAAGCCCGGGTCGACGAAGCAGGCGCCGAGCGGGGGCAACGCCGAGAACCGCCGCAACAGTTCGCCCTCGCAGATCGCCGTGACCTGTTCGACCGCCTCTTGGGGCAAGGCAGAACGTTGCTCTGCCAAGGCATACACCTTGGCCACCTCCCCTTTGGGGAAGAAGGCCCGCAAGGGGTGCTGGCCGCGATGCCGGAAGTGCACGAGCACCTGAAGCAGTACCGGTGTCGAGACGCGCGGGCACACCTGGCGGAAGGGCTGCAGCACGTCGGACGGGGCCTGAGAGAGGCGCAACAGGTGATCGAGACGTCGCGCGAAATCGCCGGGGCGGGTGGCGAGGGCCAGCGCAGCCGCCTCGACCTGACCTGTGCGGAGGTGGGCCTCGACCGTGCTGTTGAACGAGCTGAACGGCTGCTTGTTGCGCAGCACCGCGAACGCCGCACAGGCTCGCGGGAAGCGCTGTTCGAACTCACGGGGATGCAGGCGTTCGCCGAGTCGTTTCCATCGTTCGCCCCAACGCAGCATGTCTTCGGTCGGATCGCCCCCTTGTTCGAGCAGGTCCAGCAAGAGTTTGCGGTGTTGGCGCTTGAGGGCCTGGAACCGCGTTGACTTCGCCAGGGAAACGTCGCCGCCCGACAGCGCCACCGCCAGGCGCAGCACATCGGTGGCAGTTTTCACCTGGTCCCGCAACAGCGCTTGTGCAGCGGTGCCCGGCGTGTGCCGCAGAAGGGCCGCGCCGACGAGCGCCAGGTTCTCCTTGAAGGGGATGGCACGAGGCAGGAGCCGGAAGATGCCGTCACGGTACTGGCGCACGAACCACTCGACATCCGCCTTGTCCTGCTCTGAAAGCGACGATCGGGCGCCGGCGAGCCGAGTGAACAGCGACTCGAACTCTTCGACGCTCCCCAGACCGATCTCCCTCGGCGCTAGGCCGTGCAACAGCGGCGGCGCAGCGGGCGTGTCACCCGCCGAGACGCGCTTGAGCGTCAGATAGTGGTGCACCGCGTCGAGGTAGCGCTCTGCCTCGCTCAACGACAGGACCTGCAAGGGGAACCGAGGGTAGAGCGGCGTGTGAACGCGGTGGGCACCGACCAAAACGCGCAAGTCTCTCAGGAGCCGGCGCAGGAACTCTGTCAGTTCGGCCAGGGACAGCGTGGCGAGGCGCGCCATCACGGCTTCTGACAGGACAAACCCGAGTTGCTGGGCCTCCTTCTGCACGGCGGCAATGTGCTGCGCCGTGGCCCCACCCTCTCCGGCCTTGACCCACAGCTTGCCCCTGCGCCGGAGGTAGATCTCGTTCATATGTGTCTCGAAAGAAAACGCCTGCCAATGGCAGGCGTCGTGCGGAAAGCGGAGACCCTAGGTCATAGAGTGTGAGAAGGAAGGATCTCCATAGCCACAGACGCACGATAACGAAACGCCCGGCGCGAGGCAAGCGCGGCGTGTCCCGAACGATGCACGACGGCAAGCCCAGCCGCAAGGACACCCCGAGGCATTGATGGCGAACAGCGCCCCCCCGTCAGGGCCGCAGTGGGCCTACGCATCGTCGTAGTGGCGAGGCCGACGAGACGCACCTAGATTGAATTCACCTCGGGCGTCAACGATGACGAGGTTCAGAGCTACCCCGTCAGAAAGGACGAGACGATGTTCGCTCCAAGCGCGCTGGGCAGGGCCATACTCGCTGGCCTTCACCGAGATCCTTTGCCTGTCCGGCCCCCTCTCCACACGGCGGTGCCGACGCCAACTTTGACGCAGCCACGCGTCTCGATGCCGCGTCCTCAAGCCGTACAGGCCGACTTCAAAACCGCCGGCGCTGGGCCTGTCGACGAGATGGCTGCACCTCGGCGAGTGTACGGTCCAGTCACCCCGCCCGCGGGCCCGCTACAACCCCAAACGGTCGTGGTAGACGACGGCCGCTTCTTTCTAGACAGCATGAACGGACACCGTCGGGACAACCGCTGGACGCAAGGGTATCTGCACGCACTTGGCGGACAGCAGAGAGAAGCGGCGTTGCGGCAGTTCCTCGCGCCCGGCGCAGCGCCCCACGGGACGGGTAAGCCCGCGTCACCCGCGGCTTCGCTGCTCAACGTTCGCGGCGGCACGTCTGGCACGCCGGCGGTTTACCAGGAGCCGCGACCGCGGCCGCCACCCGACACCCAGGCTGCCGCCGACCGAGTGCTCGAGGCCGGTCGCCGCAACAACAAGAAGGACGACTACGACAAGCGAATGGAGGTCTTCGCACAAGAGATGGTGGAAGGCGACGATGAATACAAAGCAGAGCTGCTGGACGAGGTTCTGAAGCGCGACAAGAACGCCTTCAACTCCTGGCTGAAGGCCGACCGGTTGCACAACGTCACCGACGAGGGCCGGATCAAACCGACTGAGCGCAATACGGTCTTTCAGGGCATGACGGCCGGCATCGAAGGCGATCACTTCAATGCCGAAGCGATCCCCGTCCAATTCATCCACGATTCCCACGACCCCGCATTGATCGCCAGCTACATCGAGCTGCAAGACACCGGCGAGCGCGACGGCTTCGAGCGTTCGCTGACGGCCTTCGCCGGTGTCTCCGACGGCAGGATGTACGGCTTCGTCACCGACCCAGACAACCAATCGGTGATCCGTGACTTCACGCTTGCGGTCCAGGACCACCAGGACTGGTATGAAAGCCAGACCCTGGACCGCTTCCAGATCACGACGTCCCTCTATGGCGCTTCGGTGCACGAGTTCGAGGCACCCATCACGTTTTCCGAGGGGCAGCTGAGGACCATGCGGATGGGCTTCGAGCACAACAATGGACTCAAGACCGACGGCGAGTTGCTGCTCGCCTACCCGGATCGTCTTGAACGCAACGAGGCGGTGACGCAGCAGTATTCGCAGCTCTCTCAGAACATGGGCCATCTGGTCGGTCCCGACAATGCGAACTGGGCCACCTTTGCGGTGTGGGCGTCTGACGAGATTGGTCGCAACCTGGAAGGTGGCCTTGGCATCGAGCTGGGTGAGCTCGGGGGAGGTGACCCACGTTACTGGCTGAGCGTGGGCAATTCGAAGTTGATCTCGGACATCGGTCCAGCCTTCCAGCACTTCAATGAGGTGTTTGCAGATCCAGCCAATCGCACCATGAGCTTCGACGAGTTCTGGTCCAGCTTTGAATCGGAGTGGGGCGATCGTGGCATCTCTTACCTCGACGGCAAACAAGACCGAGAGCTGGACTTGAGAAATGCTTTCAAGGCTTACCACGAGGCGATGCAGCTGCGCCAGCAGGAGGTCGATCTTGCGAGCAACGGCCCCGGACACGAGCAGGACATCGAGGCGTTGGCGGACCGCCGCAGCGAGCTGATGTTGTATGCCAACACCCTCGTGGGTTTGCAGGAGCAGGAGATCGTGCAGCCGGAGGTCGAAGAAGGCATGCAGACCTTGGCAGACCTTGGGCCGGTCAATCCAAAGGGCGCAGCTGCGCCGTGGGTGGACTTTCATGTGCCGGGCGACAAACCGGGCTCCGAGCGCCGGTTCGACACCGACTCCGACTTCCCGGTCTCCGGTGACCGGGTGAATCTAGACGGGCAGTTCACCACGGTCGGTGGCGAGACCGTCGAACTCGACGAAGTGCTGCACGACCGCCTCGTTTCACTGCGTGGAGACAACAAGGACCCGTCCGATCCGGACAGCGCCGCGACCGACCACTGGGAGCGTTACGGCGATCGCATGACCTACATCTATCACCTGTTCGCCGAGTACCAGCGTGACGACAGCCTCTTCACGTCCCCCCGCGTCGCCTTCGAATCACGCGCGAAGGCGCTCAACAACGACCCGGAACTTCCTCCGGGTTGAACTTGAGCCTTCAACGACGACGTTCAGTAGCTCGGCGACTTCACCGTTGCGACGCGGCAAAGTGCTTGAGTTCTTTGCGACGCGGCAGCCATCGTGCAGCGAAGGGGGGTGCTCCACCTTCCAGGCTGGTGACCGCGACATTCATTGAGAAGACGCTGTTGAAAGCGACCAAGGGCGCTCATTAAAATCGCTGCCCATGGCCTTCTCTGCCCATCCCCTGCAGCACCTGCGCCTGCCTCATGCGCGGCGTCCCGTGCTGCTGTGGGCCCTGGCTCTGCTGGTGCTGCTCAAGGCGTTTGTGCCCTTGTTGGCCGCCGAGGCAGCTCACGCTCGCAATGTTCCGATCGCCGACATCTGCGGGGTGTACGGTGTGGAGGTGTCCCTGCGCACGCCGGCCGGGCCCGACCCTTGGGAGCCTGCTGGCCATCCTTCTCCGGCGGCTCAAGAACATTGCGCTCTCGCGCCGCTGCTTGGCAGCGCAACGGTCGTCCCTGCCGTCGCCGTCGTGGTACCGCTGCCTGTACCGCCTCACTACATGGCGGCACACCTTGTTGCCGCCTTCGCCCCTCCAGACCCTTGGCTGGCTTGGCTGGTCGAGCGTTTGCACGCCCCTCCTTCCCGCGTCTGATCGTTGCCTTCCACCTGCGCGCTCCATGGCTGCGCGATGGGGCTACGCCCTCGCCTGTCGACGGTCGGGCGGCGTTGAAAGCGGCCACGAAACCCGCCTTGCGTCGCACTTGAGCGTCGAGCGGGGCGGTCACTGCTGCGCGCTAGCGACGATCTTTTTTGCCGGGAGAGCGGACGAGGCACCGAGCACCGCTCAACTCCGACCTGCCGTTCGCTGATGGCCTGAGCGTCACGACCAGCGTGGCTGCGTGGGCGGCCCCGGACCTACGCCTCATGGTGGCGGGTCTGGCGCTGCCCAGGCCCGGACGCGTTCCGCACCGAGGCGTTCGACCGCGCTGGCAAGAGCGCGCACCGAGTTTCGATTTCAGAGAAAGACAACATGACGACCCAACATTTCGAGTCAACACCCTCCAACGAGGCCGATGCCAGCAGGCGAGCACTGCTCGGCGTGGCCGGTCTCTGGCTGGGCGCGGTCGGGGCCGGCTTGGCGCTGCCAGTGCAGGCCGACGACAAGGCCACCCCGCCGGCGTACCGACCTGCGACCGGCGATCAACGGTTGCAGGTCGTGATGCTGGCCCATCCCGACATGACTGCGCTCGACCTGGTCGGGCCCCAACTGATTTTCGCGACGATGCCGCCGGTAGACGTTCACGTCGTGTGGAAGGACCAGCAACCGGTGATGACCGACAGCGGCCTCGCCGTGATGCCGACCTCGACCCTCGACCAAGCACCCGCCACGCCGGACGTGCTGTTCGTGCCGGGCGGTCTCAAGGGCACGACCGCCCTGCTGAGCGACCCGCAGGTGCTGTCCTTCCTGAGATCACGCGGCAGCAGCGCCCGCTACATCGCCGGCGTCTGCACCGGCGGCCTGCTGTTGGGTGCGGCCGGGCTGCTGCGCGGCTACCAGGCCACTGCACACTGGTATGTGCGCGACCTGCTGCCCGTCTTCGACGCGATCGCGGTGGATCGCCGCGTGGTGCAAGACCGCAACCGGATCACCGGCGGCGGGGTGACGGCCGGCATCGACCTGGCCTTGACCCTGTCGGCGCTGTTGCGCGGCGACGAGCACGCGAGGACTCAGCAACTGGTCTTCGAATACGCGCCCGAGCCCCCCTTCTCGAGCGGCACCCCTCAAAGCGCCGGGCCGGCCCTGACGGCCAAAGTCCTGCGACGTCGGCACGCGGCGATCGAGCAGACCCGGTTGGCGGTGCACGAAGCGCGGCGATCGTGGGGAGATGAGCGGGTTCGATGACCGCCGTCGAGGGCGCGCGCTGGTGGTGCTCAACAGCGCGGCGGACTGTCATGACACCGGCACGACCGCTGGCGTCAGCGGCATCGTTCTTGTGGCGCTTCCCGGCCGAAGTACGGCCGCGCGAACAGGTACAGGCCGCTGATCATCAGCACGGCGAGCGGCAGCAGCGGTGCATAGGTCACCCAGGGAGGCGGTGTGCCGCGCGTCATGGCGACGAAGTTGGCGATGACGGTGAGCGTGAAGGCCACCGACAGCCAACGGTGCGCCTGCCGGACCCAACGGTTCCAGTTGCTGTTGTGGTGCAAGGCTGCTTCCCCTTCAGTGGCGCCGGGCGCCGATCATCTTCCAGCCATTGCCCGACGGATCGCGGAAGCCCGCGTCCACGCTGCCGAAACGGTCGACGGGCTCCTGCGTGAATTCCACGCCGAGGCCCAGCATCCGCTCGTAGGCCGCGCGGCAGTCGTCCACCGCCAGCACCAGCGGCGGCATGGCGCCCTTTGCCACCAGCGCGCGCAGTGCCTGTGCAGTCGCCTCGTCCTGCAGCGGTGGCCCGGGCGTGAACAGGCCCAGCTGGAACGAGGGCTGCTCGGGGTGCTGCACCGTCAGCCAGCGGAAGTCGCCGTTGCGCACGTCCGTGTGGACGCGGAATCCGAGCTTCTCGACATAAAACGCGAGCGCTTCATCCTGGTCTCGCACATACAAACCGACCACATCGACACCTTGGCTCATCGGACCTCCAGTTCATTTCGAAGGCGCTTTTGTACCGCCCGCCTCGCGGCGCCGCTTCTCCGAAACTGCGGTTTCGAGGCCGGGCCGGTGGGCGGCGCTGACGATACACAGGGGCACGCGGTCGAGCTGATGCGCTTGGGCCCGGCTGCGCTCGCGGTTCACGCTCGGGCTCTCGCCGGTGATGTCGCGGAAGGTGCGCCCGAAGGTGCCCAGGCTCTCCCAGCCTGTCTGGAAGGCGATCTCGGTGATGGGCAGGTCGGTGTCGCGCAGCAGCGCGGTCGCACGCTCGATGCGCCGCGTGAGCAGGTAGCGGTGCGGCGGCACGCCGAAGGCCTGCTTGAACGAACGGGCGAAGTGGGCCTCGGAGACGCCGCTCAGGCTTGCCAGCCGCGAGACGGGCCAGGCCTCGTGCGAAGCGGCGTCCATACGGTCCTTGGCGCGCAGCAGGCGGCGCAGCAGGTCGGGGTCTTGGGTGGGCGGCAGTGCGTCGGAAGGCATGTCGAGGCTCTCGGCCGAAAGCCTAGCAGGCTCCGCATCGGCCCACCAGCGGTCGTGCCCGAAGCAGCAGCTGCCGTTGACGTAACGTATTGCCCGTTCGCACTGCGCGCCCAAACGCGATAGCACCCAAAAAACTTCACACGCGAAGCAAGCCTCGAAAGCCTCTTGCTGCGTAGTACGACTGGGCGCCGTTGTGATACACGAACACCCGCCCATAGCGGCGGTCGCAGAAGAGCGCTCCGCCCAGGGAACGAACGTCTGCCGGTGTGCTGATCCAGCTCGACGTCTTCATGTCGCACTCGACGAGCTTCTGTAGTTCTCGATACTGTTCTTCCGTCAACAGCTCGATGCCCATGGCCGCCGCCATCTCGACGGCACTGCCGTGCGGCTTGTTTTCTTTCCGTGAGTCCAGCGCCTCACGGTCGTAACAGACACTCCTGCGGCCGGTCGGGCTCTCGACCGAGCAATCGCAGAACGTGAAGTGCCCCGCCTCGCCTTTGAGCCCGATCACGTCGGGTTCGCCGCCGGTCTCCTCCATGGCACGCAGCGATTTCAGTGCACTGGGATTGCTTTCGAGCTTGGCCTCGACATCTGCCCATGCCACGCCTTTGTGGCGGTGCATGTTCTTCTCAAAGCGCGCCGCCAATGTTCGAAGCAGCTCGTCTCGTTCTTGCGTCTTCATGTTTTTTTGGAGTGTGTCGACAAAGAGGTGGCGCCGCGGGTGACCATCGATGGCAACGCCTGGAGCGCGTAATGCTACGACACCTGGCAGCCACCAGGCCAGAGCAGACGCGCC from Caldimonas brevitalea encodes the following:
- a CDS encoding DUF2946 family protein — its product is MAFSAHPLQHLRLPHARRPVLLWALALLVLLKAFVPLLAAEAAHARNVPIADICGVYGVEVSLRTPAGPDPWEPAGHPSPAAQEHCALAPLLGSATVVPAVAVVVPLPVPPHYMAAHLVAAFAPPDPWLAWLVERLHAPPSRV
- a CDS encoding VOC family protein, which codes for MSQGVDVVGLYVRDQDEALAFYVEKLGFRVHTDVRNGDFRWLTVQHPEQPSFQLGLFTPGPPLQDEATAQALRALVAKGAMPPLVLAVDDCRAAYERMLGLGVEFTQEPVDRFGSVDAGFRDPSGNGWKMIGARRH
- a CDS encoding helix-turn-helix domain-containing protein, with the protein product MPSDALPPTQDPDLLRRLLRAKDRMDAASHEAWPVSRLASLSGVSEAHFARSFKQAFGVPPHRYLLTRRIERATALLRDTDLPITEIAFQTGWESLGTFGRTFRDITGESPSVNRERSRAQAHQLDRVPLCIVSAAHRPGLETAVSEKRRREAGGTKAPSK
- a CDS encoding TerD family protein, yielding MNEIYLRRRGKLWVKAGEGGATAQHIAAVQKEAQQLGFVLSEAVMARLATLSLAELTEFLRRLLRDLRVLVGAHRVHTPLYPRFPLQVLSLSEAERYLDAVHHYLTLKRVSAGDTPAAPPLLHGLAPREIGLGSVEEFESLFTRLAGARSSLSEQDKADVEWFVRQYRDGIFRLLPRAIPFKENLALVGAALLRHTPGTAAQALLRDQVKTATDVLRLAVALSGGDVSLAKSTRFQALKRQHRKLLLDLLEQGGDPTEDMLRWGERWKRLGERLHPREFEQRFPRACAAFAVLRNKQPFSSFNSTVEAHLRTGQVEAAALALATRPGDFARRLDHLLRLSQAPSDVLQPFRQVCPRVSTPVLLQVLVHFRHRGQHPLRAFFPKGEVAKVYALAEQRSALPQEAVEQVTAICEGELLRRFSALPPLGACFVDPGLRHYLVPFSQRSASRSLRTLVRGSRLPMPDAGFVRLFLWWMNGRGRTDIDLSAVLFGPDFDYIDALTYYKLQNYGGYHSGDVVDAPQGAAEFIDLDLRRLRELRVRFVVMVLNSYTLQPYCDLPECFAGWMSRQELNSGEAFEPQTVVDRVDLASDAGICLPLVLDLQERCVVWMDLALKVRPRWNNVRNHLSGVSLMLRAITSLVKPDLHTLFTLHARARGRQVDLREGAETVFSVQDGVTPFDVDRIRAEFL
- a CDS encoding DUF4256 domain-containing protein, yielding MKTQERDELLRTLAARFEKNMHRHKGVAWADVEAKLESNPSALKSLRAMEETGGEPDVIGLKGEAGHFTFCDCSVESPTGRRSVCYDREALDSRKENKPHGSAVEMAAAMGIELLTEEQYRELQKLVECDMKTSSWISTPADVRSLGGALFCDRRYGRVFVYHNGAQSYYAARGFRGLLRV
- a CDS encoding DJ-1/PfpI family protein, which produces MTTQHFESTPSNEADASRRALLGVAGLWLGAVGAGLALPVQADDKATPPAYRPATGDQRLQVVMLAHPDMTALDLVGPQLIFATMPPVDVHVVWKDQQPVMTDSGLAVMPTSTLDQAPATPDVLFVPGGLKGTTALLSDPQVLSFLRSRGSSARYIAGVCTGGLLLGAAGLLRGYQATAHWYVRDLLPVFDAIAVDRRVVQDRNRITGGGVTAGIDLALTLSALLRGDEHARTQQLVFEYAPEPPFSSGTPQSAGPALTAKVLRRRHAAIEQTRLAVHEARRSWGDERVR